The following are encoded together in the Rhinopithecus roxellana isolate Shanxi Qingling chromosome 5, ASM756505v1, whole genome shotgun sequence genome:
- the JDP2 gene encoding jun dimerization protein 2: MMPGQIPDPSVTAGSLPGLGPLTGLPSSALTVEELKYADIRNLGAMIAPLHFLEVKLGKRPQPVKSELDEEEERRKRRREKNKVAAARCRNKKKERTEFLQRESERLELMNAELKTQIEELKQERQQLILMLNRHRPTCIVRTDSVKTPESEGNPLLEQLEKK; the protein is encoded by the exons ATGATGCCTGGGCAGATCCCGGACCCTTCGGTGACCGCAGGCTCCCTGCCAGGGCTTGGCCCCCTGACCGGACTCCCCAGCTCGGCCCTGACTGTGGAGGAGCTGAAATACGCTGACATCCGCAACCTCGGGGCCATGATTGCACCCTTGCACTTCCTGGAGGTGAAACTGGGCAAGAGGCCCCAGCCCGTGAAAAGTGAG CTAGATGAGGAAGAGGAGCGAAGGAAAAGGCGCcgggagaagaacaaagttgcaGCAGCCCGATGCCGGAACAAGAAGAAGGAGCGCACGGAGTTTCTGCAGCGG GAATCAGAGCGGCTGGAACTCATGAACGCAGAGCTGAAGACCCAGATCGAGGAGCTGAAGCAGGAGCGGCAGCAGCTCATCCTGATGCTGAACCGACACCGCCCCACCTGCATCGTCCGGACCGACAGTGTCAAGACCCCTGAGTCAGAAGGCAATCCGCTGCTCGAGCAGCTCGAGAAGAAGTGA